The proteins below come from a single Vidua macroura isolate BioBank_ID:100142 chromosome 17, ASM2450914v1, whole genome shotgun sequence genomic window:
- the LOC128816069 gene encoding thyrotropin-releasing hormone receptor-like: protein MENGSASPGAALGSGNQSLGRMPRQPLELQVVTILLVLLICGVGIAGNAMVVLVVLRTKHMVTPTNCYLVSLAVADLIVLLAAGLPNISEVVASWVYGYAGCLCITYLQYLGINISAWSIAAFTVERYIAICHAIKAQLLCTVSRARRIIASLWLFTSLYCLMWFFLVDTTQVTFSDGAQVICGYRVSRSLYMPIYFLDFAVFYVIPLGLATVLYGLIARILFVSPLPGTPQHSFLGSMHQGSSLKLSCRGSRGALSSRKQVTKMLAVVVALFAVLWLPYRTLVVVNSFVDPPYLNTWFLLFCRLCIYLNSAINPIIYNLMSQKFRAAFRKLYKCQEKSAEHPAPSTTRVYYSAVKDCSHDSSDHNLTEQEDLSRLPAPAKKNKQFL, encoded by the exons ATGGAGAACGGCTCGGCCAGCCCGGGAGCCGCGCTGGGCAGCGGCAACCAGAGCCTGGGCAGGATGCCCCggcagcccctggagctgcaggtggtCACcatcctgctggtgctgctcatcTGCGGCGTGGGCATCGCGGGCAACGCcatggtggtgctggtggtgctgcGCACCAAGCACATGGTGACCCCCACCAACTGCTACCTGGTGAGCCTGGCCGTGGCCGACCTCATCGTGCTGCTGGCGGCCGGGCTGCCCAACATCTCCGAAGTGGTGGCTTCTTGGGTGTACGGCTACGCCGGCTGCCTCTGCATCACCTACTTGCAGTACCTGGGCATCAACATCTCCGCCTGGTCCATCGCCGCCTTCACGGTGGAGCGGTACATCGCCATCTGCCACGCCATCAAGGCACAGCTCCTGTGCACCGTGTCCCGCGCCAGGCGCATCATCGCCTCGCTGTGGCTCTTCACCTCCCTCTATTGCCTCATGTGGTTCTTCCTGGTGGACACCACCCAGGTCACCTTCTCGGATGGGGCGCAGGTCATCTGTGGCTACCGGGTCTCCAGAAGCCTTTACATGCCCATTTACTTCTTGGATTTTGCTGTCTTCTATGTCATCCCGCTGGGGCTGGCAACTGTCCTCTACGGCCTCATTGCCCGCATCCTCTTCGTGAGCCCCCTGCCCGGCACCCCGCAGCACTCCTTCCTGGGCTCCATGCACCAGGGCAGCTCCCTCAAGCTCTCCTGCCGGGGCAGCAGGGGGGCCCTGAGCTCCCGCAAGCAG GTGACCAAGATGCTGGCTGTCGTGGTGGCCCTCTTCGCCGTGCTGTGGCTGCCTTACCGCACGCTGGTGGTGGTGAACTCCTTCGTGGACCCTCCGTACCTGAACACCTGGTTCCTCCTCTTCTGCCGCCTGTGCATCTACCTGAACAGTGCCATCAACCCCATCATCTACAACCTCATGTCACAGAAGTTCAGGGCTGCCTTTAGGAAGTTGTACAAGTGCCAGGAGAAGAGTGCTGAGCACCCTGCCCCGTCCACCACCCGGGTGTACTACAGTGCAGTGAAGGACTGTTCTCACGACAGCTCTGACCACAACCTCACCGAGCAGGAGGATCTGAGCAGGCTCCCTGCACCTGCAAAGAAGAATAAACAATTCCTGTGA
- the OCSTAMP gene encoding osteoclast stimulatory transmembrane protein, producing MESFGASLGRLTATGMRARVYCEDFLFPKVHRTMADLWWIYSKPVPADGRELWTLFLQCSCITAVIGGLFYNWMFASLEYSWHLSVAMAISFSLLLLLTLLLVHPARCVFSMIMPTLGTKQGRKLLFSTCIMIAVVNITPNIISNIKTILQVIQCICKNSSDSLLNSTALLEKVSWEFGDAVQEAIPSMYKPMNGHFRFSLLQNSSLIYQKMHLTGEKISREFLSVEVLVKDSVRVANRLAAGFFMLYLCFESSWYLKNYLTNLRFDNFYITKKLERLAVDRRAAHLLVGSSKKLIRPTGLKLSREEVVLCLVQAMLVTVALMLMLVVVAMDHFAFSVADTAVRKAAQFPAVPVALSIKYKVEVGILPFLFKIFWRPSEALLLRDFNRTYQHHLIFSSAHCRISPPRPPNPSVLLVVGLLFCILYTTVFLETYARRLCRRIAASFFQSWEEKRVLHLYRKLSRRHRKEQNSVKGALGSQGDV from the exons ATGGAGAGTTTTGGGGCAAGTCTGGGGCGCCTCACTGCCACTGG GATGAGAGCCCGTGTTTACTGTGAAGACTTTCTGTTCCCAAAGGTGCACAGAACTATGGCAGACCTGTGGTGGATTTACTCCAAACCTGTCCCAGCAGATGGCAGAGAGCTATGGACCTTGTTTCTGCAGTGTTCCTGCATTACAGCAGTGATAGGAGGCCTCTTTTACAACTGGATGTTTGCTTCCCTGGAGTACTCCTGGCACCTCTCCGTTGCCATGGCCATCTCCTTCagcctgctccttctcctgacTCTCCTTTTGGTGCATCCTGCCCGTTGTGTCTTCAGCATGATCATGCCCACGTTAGGCACCAAGCAGGGCCGGAAGCTTCTCTTCTCGACCTGCATCATGATCGCAGTGGTGAACATAACACCCAACATCATAAGCAACATTAAAACCATACTGCAGGTCATTCAGTGCATCTGCAAGAATTCCTCTGACAGCCTTCTGAACTCAACTGCCCTGCTAGAGAAAGTTTCCTGGGAGTTTGGGGATGCAGTCCAAGAAGCCATTCCTTCCATGTATAAGCCTATGAATGGACATTTTCGCTTTTCATTACTTCAGAACAGCTCCTTGATTTACCAAAAAATGCACCTCACTGGTGAGAAAATTAGCAGAGAGTTCTTGTCTGTTGAGGTACTGGTCAAAGACTCTGTACGAGTAGCCAACAGACTGGCTGCTGGTTTCTTCATGCTCTATCTCTGTTTTGAGTCCAGCTGgtatttgaaaaattatctCACCAACCTCCGCTTTGACAATTTTTACATCACCAAGAAGCTGGAACGTTTAGCCGTGGACAGAAGGGCAGCTCATCTCCTGGTGGGCTCATCCAAAAAACTCATCCGACCAACAGGCTTGAAGCTGTCCAGGGAAGAAGTGGTGCTGTGCCTCGTGCAAGCCATGCTGGTCACGGTGGCCCTGATGCTGAtgctggtggtggtggccaTGGACCACTTTGCGTTCAGCGTGGCAGACACGGCGGTGAGAAAGGCAGCTCAGTTCCCTGCCGTGCCCGTCGCTCTCAGCATCAAATACAAG GTTGAAGTAGGGATCCTGCCCTTTCTATTCAAAATTTTCTGGCGTCCTTCTGAGGCATTACTGCTCAGGGACTTCAACAGGACCTACCAGCATCACCTGATCTTCAGCTCTGCCCACTGCAGGATCAGCCCCCCCAGGCCTCCCaacccctctgtgctgctcgTTGTGGGGCTGCTCTTCTGCATCCTCTACACCACCGTGTTCCTGGAAACCTACGCACGGCGCCTGTGCCGGAGAATCGCCGCCTCCTTCttccagagctgggaggagaagaGAGTGCTTCACCTCTACAGGAAACTGTCCCGGAGGCACAGGAAGGAGCAAAACTCTGTGAAGGGTGCTTTGGGAAGTCAGGGGGATGTCTGA